A section of the Paracoccaceae bacterium genome encodes:
- a CDS encoding nuclear transport factor 2 family protein — MSDFQAEKALIQGYYAALDAAQADGIAEVMRQHLADDYLWRGFHPFNELTSAQAVAGQFWQPLRTALCHLQRRQDIFIAGRNQIDGFASTWVVSMGHLMGLFDAPWLGIRPTGKMAFLRYCEFNRVENGKIAETAMFFDIPHLMQQAGQSPFPPQTAAAGVQPGPMTHDGQLFEAQDPTAGVKTLAAINAMVGDIKNWSGGRSEPLVEELRRTWHEDMIWWGPAGIGATYTIERYAQQHSGPFRDAFRDRTFNGHIAKIAEGHFGGFFGWPNLTLTHHGGFMGMPATSRPGDMRVIDMYRRRDDKLAENWIFIDLLHFWHMQGVDILGRATGIGAK; from the coding sequence GTGAGCGATTTTCAGGCAGAGAAGGCTCTGATTCAGGGGTACTATGCGGCATTGGACGCCGCCCAAGCTGATGGGATCGCCGAGGTTATGCGCCAGCATCTAGCCGATGATTACCTGTGGCGTGGATTTCATCCGTTCAACGAACTGACCAGCGCGCAGGCGGTGGCCGGGCAGTTCTGGCAGCCGCTGCGGACCGCGCTTTGCCATTTGCAGCGTCGGCAGGATATTTTCATTGCCGGGCGGAACCAGATTGACGGATTTGCGTCAACCTGGGTCGTCTCGATGGGGCATCTGATGGGGCTGTTCGACGCGCCCTGGCTGGGGATACGGCCGACCGGCAAAATGGCATTCCTGCGCTATTGCGAGTTCAACCGGGTCGAGAATGGCAAGATCGCCGAAACCGCGATGTTCTTCGATATCCCGCATCTGATGCAGCAGGCCGGGCAATCTCCGTTCCCGCCACAGACGGCCGCTGCAGGGGTGCAGCCCGGTCCGATGACCCATGATGGCCAGTTGTTCGAAGCGCAGGATCCGACAGCGGGCGTGAAAACCCTGGCTGCGATCAATGCGATGGTCGGGGACATCAAGAACTGGTCGGGCGGGCGCAGTGAACCGCTGGTTGAGGAGCTGCGCCGCACCTGGCACGAGGATATGATCTGGTGGGGGCCCGCGGGAATTGGCGCGACCTATACGATCGAGCGCTACGCGCAGCAGCACTCGGGCCCGTTCCGGGATGCGTTTCGCGACCGCACCTTCAACGGCCATATCGCCAAGATCGCCGAAGGGCATTTCGGTGGCTTCTTCGGTTGGCCAAACCTGACGCTGACCCATCATGGTGGCTTTATGGGGATGCCTGCAACGAGCAGGCCCGGCGACATGCGGGTGATTGATATGTATCGTCGCCGGGACGACAAGCTGGCAGAAAACTGGATCTTCATAGATCTGCTGCATTTCTGGCACATGCAAGGTGTCGATATTCTTGGCCGTGCGACTGGGATTGGCGCGAAATAG
- a CDS encoding nuclear transport factor 2 family protein has protein sequence MQGFSNRWKDFPDYIIGITREIWEGRGIYRLHDWYAEDLIFRLSSGIGVGRQAVIDGTLATLAEFPDRQLLGEDVIWSGSPEDGMLSSHRIFCTATHSGHGAFGPPTGTKLKFRAIADCHAKDDVINDEWLARDQDAICRQMGILPEDYARSQIEAEGGPATANRPFTPDQDQPGPYLGRGNDNEWGQKYASLLNRIMQADVAVIQSDYDRACGLSYPGGVEEHSWAAAEHFWMSLRSAFPSATFTIEHQIGRDDPMLGPRAAIRWSLHGKHDGWGAFGTPSGAEVYVMGFAHADFGPWGLRREYVLYDETAIWKQILLHKG, from the coding sequence ATGCAAGGGTTCAGCAACCGCTGGAAGGACTTCCCGGATTACATCATCGGGATCACGCGCGAAATCTGGGAAGGGCGGGGCATATATCGTCTGCATGACTGGTATGCCGAAGATCTGATCTTCCGTCTGTCTTCCGGGATCGGTGTCGGGCGGCAAGCCGTGATAGACGGCACGCTGGCGACGCTGGCGGAATTTCCCGACCGGCAGTTGCTGGGCGAAGATGTGATCTGGTCGGGATCACCGGAAGACGGGATGCTGTCATCGCATCGCATTTTCTGCACCGCGACCCACTCCGGGCACGGGGCATTCGGCCCGCCAACGGGAACGAAGCTGAAGTTTCGCGCCATTGCTGATTGTCATGCCAAAGACGATGTTATCAACGATGAATGGCTGGCGCGCGATCAGGACGCGATCTGTCGGCAGATGGGAATATTGCCCGAAGATTATGCACGCAGTCAGATTGAAGCCGAAGGCGGGCCAGCGACGGCCAATCGTCCGTTCACGCCGGATCAGGATCAGCCGGGTCCGTATCTGGGGCGCGGGAACGACAACGAATGGGGCCAGAAATACGCAAGCCTGCTGAACCGGATCATGCAGGCAGATGTTGCGGTGATCCAATCGGATTACGACAGGGCCTGCGGGTTGTCATACCCCGGTGGCGTCGAAGAACATTCCTGGGCGGCGGCAGAGCATTTCTGGATGTCGCTGCGGTCGGCCTTCCCTTCTGCGACGTTCACGATTGAACATCAGATTGGCCGAGATGATCCCATGCTGGGCCCGCGGGCGGCGATCCGCTGGTCGCTGCACGGCAAGCACGACGGCTGGGGCGCCTTTGGCACCCCAAGCGGCGCCGAGGTCTATGTCATGGGTTTTGCGCATGCTGATTTCGGCCCCTGGGGGCTGCGGCGCGAATATGTGCTGTACGACGAAACCGCGATCTGGAAGCAGATTTTGTTGCACAAAGGATAA
- a CDS encoding outer membrane lipoprotein-sorting protein translates to MRLMIAAIFCALATPSAAQTEAETFGRRIAEKAAEATAGWRDLEVSVTMTLRDRGGTTGSRAFRMVTANSAGGGRTLIIVDAPADIRNTALLTHSYRDRRDDQWLYLPALGKTRKINAAGRAGKFVGSEFTYQDMVDQSPDDYRFVWLGDGPCPDTPETCHVLDRFPKSGSKSARQRLWLTQKTLKLLAVEYYGRGTAPLKTLSIRGYQQYSNGIWRASEMEMVNHQTQRATLLGWADYRFDTGVDPRLLTPEALSQLD, encoded by the coding sequence ATGAGACTGATGATCGCTGCGATATTCTGCGCGTTGGCGACCCCGTCAGCCGCCCAGACCGAGGCCGAGACCTTTGGTCGCCGCATTGCCGAGAAAGCCGCCGAAGCCACCGCCGGGTGGCGTGACCTTGAAGTATCGGTGACAATGACGCTGCGCGACCGTGGCGGCACCACGGGAAGCCGTGCGTTTCGGATGGTGACCGCGAACAGCGCGGGTGGTGGGCGCACGCTGATTATCGTCGACGCGCCAGCAGATATCCGCAACACCGCGCTTCTGACCCACAGTTATCGCGACCGGCGCGACGATCAGTGGCTGTATCTTCCGGCCCTTGGCAAGACCCGCAAGATCAATGCGGCGGGGCGGGCGGGCAAATTCGTGGGCAGCGAATTCACCTATCAGGACATGGTTGATCAATCGCCCGACGATTATCGGTTTGTCTGGCTGGGGGACGGACCGTGCCCGGACACGCCCGAGACTTGCCACGTCCTGGACCGGTTTCCCAAGTCTGGTTCAAAATCCGCGCGCCAAAGGCTCTGGCTGACACAGAAAACGCTGAAATTGCTTGCGGTTGAGTATTATGGGCGTGGCACGGCGCCGCTCAAGACTCTGTCGATCCGCGGGTATCAGCAATATTCCAATGGCATCTGGCGCGCCTCAGAAATGGAGATGGTCAACCACCAAACACAGCGTGCGACATTGCTTGGCTGGGCGGATTATCGTTTCGATACCGGTGTCGATCCGCGCCTGTTGACGCCAGAAGCGCTCAGCCAGTTGGACTGA
- a CDS encoding MMPL family transporter yields the protein MNTPIERPNTAPRTDWLTRISGWYGTAFVARPWLFSVLALIVTGLVALGLARLEFSSDNRDFFGDDNADVARLQAMAERFAGAGTLTLMARAKTGDMFTPSRLARLEEMRQAAADLPGVLRSDAITNHTHASSNEGALDVGPLIADPSHIDPAQLDALREQALGAPELVNRAISADGRAAVVTLTLRQNLEDGTTRDGILRSAAEFRDHWRGAWPDVEIFLSGALLADATFNMAAKRDLFGLVPIVAVGSAMLLALGVGSLTAVAGALVAAFAATLASLGFAGWVGIAITPGTAISPLASMVLITASCVHVIVHHGRARADGFDRTAAVNRALSENFGPVAVTTLTTAIGFLCMNFAESPPLRQMGNLVAAGLVVGWVATMTFLPFALLKLPAVSIRPLRPPDVWMERLASWVILRSKWLIALFVCLVLVAVSGLARLGSNDIFHRYFDTSFDYRLATDAMEESIGGVDALLFPITAANAQTVFDPPVMAQISDIADWLRAQPGVTSVAAISDVLEALQHAMDPDGPNLPDSAEASAQLMLLYELSLPDGQSMDALLDVDRRQTRVTAAVRFQRSSDLEALAADAEGWMLEHTPLIAAPAAGVALAFAAQTRRNNLAMVTGMFTVLLLVSAIMVVALRSFRFGVLSLIPNILPALLAFGAWGLVWRDVNLGSAIVTTMTFGIVVDDTVHLMMHFLRHRRAGRSAQQALQRTFRSVGIAITITSAAIILGFAVLATSGFAINAHIGALTALVVGIALLTDVFLLAPLLVRFAKDRA from the coding sequence ATGAACACGCCCATTGAGCGTCCGAATACCGCACCTCGCACCGATTGGCTGACGCGTATTTCTGGCTGGTATGGTACCGCCTTCGTGGCGCGCCCCTGGCTGTTTTCCGTGCTGGCGCTGATTGTCACAGGTCTGGTTGCATTGGGATTGGCGCGACTGGAGTTTTCCAGCGACAACCGGGACTTCTTTGGTGACGACAACGCCGACGTCGCCCGCCTTCAGGCGATGGCCGAACGGTTTGCGGGTGCCGGAACGCTGACCCTGATGGCGCGCGCAAAGACGGGTGACATGTTTACCCCGTCACGCCTTGCCCGCCTTGAAGAGATGCGCCAGGCCGCCGCCGATCTTCCCGGTGTGTTGCGCAGTGATGCGATCACAAATCATACACATGCTTCCTCCAATGAGGGCGCTCTGGACGTCGGACCGTTGATTGCGGACCCGTCCCATATCGACCCGGCGCAGCTTGACGCCCTGCGCGAACAGGCGCTTGGCGCGCCCGAACTGGTCAATCGCGCCATCTCGGCCGATGGGCGGGCGGCGGTTGTGACGCTGACCTTGAGGCAAAATCTTGAAGACGGGACAACGCGCGACGGGATCTTGCGCTCGGCCGCCGAATTCCGGGATCATTGGCGTGGGGCATGGCCGGATGTCGAAATCTTCCTGTCCGGCGCATTGCTTGCGGATGCGACATTCAACATGGCTGCGAAACGGGATCTTTTCGGGCTGGTGCCAATAGTCGCGGTTGGCTCTGCCATGTTGTTGGCGTTGGGTGTCGGTTCGCTGACCGCTGTTGCCGGAGCGTTGGTGGCGGCATTCGCCGCAACGCTTGCATCGCTGGGCTTTGCCGGATGGGTCGGGATCGCGATCACGCCGGGGACGGCGATCAGCCCGCTCGCCTCGATGGTTTTGATCACGGCCAGCTGCGTCCACGTCATCGTCCATCATGGCCGCGCGCGTGCGGATGGGTTTGACCGCACCGCAGCCGTCAATCGCGCCTTGTCCGAGAATTTCGGGCCTGTGGCAGTGACGACGCTGACAACAGCGATCGGATTCCTGTGCATGAATTTCGCCGAATCCCCGCCGTTGCGGCAAATGGGCAATCTGGTGGCGGCGGGGCTGGTGGTTGGGTGGGTCGCAACGATGACCTTTCTACCATTCGCCCTTCTGAAACTGCCCGCAGTATCAATCCGACCATTGCGCCCGCCGGATGTCTGGATGGAAAGGCTGGCCAGCTGGGTCATCCTGCGATCAAAATGGCTGATCGCGCTTTTTGTCTGCCTTGTTCTGGTCGCGGTGTCTGGACTGGCGCGGCTTGGGTCCAACGACATCTTTCACCGGTATTTTGACACAAGCTTTGACTATCGGCTGGCCACCGATGCGATGGAAGAATCGATCGGCGGCGTCGATGCGCTGCTGTTCCCGATCACCGCCGCGAATGCGCAGACTGTGTTTGATCCGCCGGTCATGGCGCAGATCAGTGACATTGCCGACTGGCTGCGGGCGCAGCCGGGCGTCACTTCGGTCGCGGCAATCAGTGACGTGTTGGAGGCGTTGCAACATGCGATGGACCCGGATGGCCCGAACCTGCCGGACAGTGCCGAAGCCAGCGCGCAGTTGATGCTGCTTTACGAGTTGTCATTGCCGGACGGGCAGTCAATGGACGCACTGCTGGATGTAGATCGCCGCCAAACCCGCGTCACCGCCGCAGTTAGGTTCCAGCGGTCTTCGGATCTTGAGGCCCTCGCCGCAGATGCCGAGGGCTGGATGCTTGAACACACGCCCCTGATCGCAGCGCCCGCGGCGGGTGTGGCCCTTGCTTTCGCGGCGCAGACCAGACGCAATAATCTGGCGATGGTGACGGGCATGTTCACCGTGCTGCTTCTGGTCTCGGCAATCATGGTCGTCGCCCTGCGAAGTTTTCGCTTTGGCGTGCTGAGCCTGATCCCCAATATTCTGCCCGCACTTCTGGCGTTTGGTGCCTGGGGGCTGGTCTGGCGGGATGTGAACCTGGGATCGGCCATCGTGACGACCATGACCTTTGGGATCGTTGTCGATGACACGGTGCATCTGATGATGCACTTCCTGCGCCACCGGCGGGCCGGACGATCGGCGCAGCAGGCGCTGCAGCGCACCTTTCGCAGTGTCGGGATCGCGATCACAATCACCTCGGCCGCGATCATTCTGGGGTTTGCGGTTCTGGCAACCTCGGGCTTTGCGATCAACGCGCATATCGGTGCGTTGACCGCGCTGGTGGTTGGCATTGCGCTGCTGACGGATGTGTTTTTACTGGCACCATTGCTGGTGCGATTTGCGAAGGATCGGGCATGA
- the ugpC gene encoding sn-glycerol-3-phosphate ABC transporter ATP-binding protein UgpC, which yields MAEIQLKEISKRWGDFVGVHKFNLTIADQEFLVLLGPSGCGKTTTMRMIAGLEDATEGDIFVDGKRINDLDPKDRDVAMVFQSYALYPNMNVYDNIRFPLKVRKVPEAEHKDRVMRASAMVELDDFLHRRPSELSGGQRQRVALARAIVREPNVFLMDEPLSNLDAKLRVSTRAQIKNLSHDLKVTTIYVTHDQIEAMTLADRVVVMNQGIVQQVGTPTDIYDTPANTFVAGFIGSPAMNLIDGTIKGGVFEADAIRVEGLNAQDGPVTLGFRAEDASISADAAQISAPVYSLELLGDATMVTARVGGVIVAIKADKDYRAKIGDPIHASVPVGICHLFDAESGAHL from the coding sequence ATGGCCGAAATCCAGTTAAAAGAAATCTCAAAACGCTGGGGCGATTTTGTCGGCGTTCACAAATTCAACCTGACCATCGCGGATCAGGAGTTTCTGGTTCTGCTTGGCCCCTCTGGCTGCGGCAAGACCACGACCATGCGGATGATCGCGGGGCTTGAGGACGCGACCGAGGGCGACATCTTCGTCGACGGCAAACGCATCAATGATCTGGACCCCAAAGATCGCGATGTGGCGATGGTGTTCCAATCCTACGCGCTGTACCCGAACATGAATGTTTACGACAACATCCGCTTTCCACTGAAAGTTCGCAAAGTCCCTGAGGCCGAGCATAAGGACCGCGTCATGCGCGCGTCGGCCATGGTCGAGCTTGATGATTTTCTGCATCGTCGCCCGTCCGAACTGTCGGGCGGTCAGCGACAGCGTGTAGCCCTGGCCCGCGCCATCGTACGCGAACCCAATGTGTTCCTGATGGACGAACCGCTCAGCAACCTCGACGCCAAGCTGCGGGTGTCGACCCGGGCGCAAATCAAGAACCTCAGCCATGATCTGAAGGTCACGACCATCTACGTGACCCATGACCAGATCGAGGCGATGACCCTTGCCGACCGGGTGGTGGTTATGAACCAGGGCATCGTTCAGCAGGTCGGCACCCCGACCGATATCTACGACACACCTGCCAATACCTTCGTTGCCGGCTTTATCGGCTCTCCGGCGATGAACCTGATCGACGGCACGATCAAAGGCGGCGTTTTCGAAGCAGATGCCATCCGCGTCGAAGGCCTGAATGCGCAGGACGGGCCCGTAACCCTGGGATTCCGGGCCGAGGATGCGTCAATCTCGGCCGACGCGGCGCAGATTTCTGCGCCGGTCTATTCGCTGGAATTGCTGGGGGATGCGACAATGGTCACCGCCCGTGTCGGAGGGGTCATTGTCGCCATCAAGGCAGACAAGGATTATCGCGCCAAGATCGGCGATCCGATTCACGCCAGCGTTCCGGTCGGCATCTGCCATCTGTTTGATGCAGAAAGCGGCGCCCATCTGTGA